GACAGAAGACcacgaaaaccaaaaaaaaaaatttaaaaagaaaaatgcaTTCGAGGAGTATAAGTACATCTAATTATAACAACAAGCAAATTGTACAACAGATTGACTGAGACAATAGAATCATGGAGAAGACAGTTAATGAAGTATCGAAATGCATACTTTACATGCGTTAAGTACCCAGAAGGAACTACGGACACATTTTGATGCAAAAATCATATAGGGACGACCATGCAATCAAGAACTTACCATATTTCTCAATGAACTGAAGAGCTTTCTCGAGGAATGATGGGCTTCCATCAATATCTTCAAGAGCAAGTAAGATTGGTCTTCCAACAACCAAGGATTTTAATGGACGCTTATCCCGCCCTGGCAATGATGGACAATAAAGGCAGAATGGCGTATAAATAATAgaaagaataaatatttatatgcatAACAAATATTATAAGATATAAGATGCGTATGCGCCAAAGTTGTAACATGGATTATAACAAACATTGATGAAAGGAACCTTCGATAGCCTCGTTAGTTTCAGCAAGGAATATTCCATTATGACCCATGCTGAGTGCTGCATTGGGGGCGTGTGCAAGAGCCTGCTCAAGAGCAGTTTTCCAGGCGTGGAGATCGTGAAATGTCTCAGCCtgaatcacaaaaaaaaagagaagttaGCAGTAGTATAAAAGATCATTTTTCGAGTAGACATCTAGGGAGAATGTATTGTCGAAGCACCTTAAGAGTGAAAGCTCTCCCATCACGCCCATCAGGAAATAATACGGTCAACAATTTTTTATCCTCTCTCACCACAACACTGAAAAACAAAAGGCACTGTAAGTTAAACTccatgaaattttaaaatcggTTAGCAAAATCCTGCATACCTTCCAGAGTTATTCAAGTCGATGCCACCAAGGGTTATGTTAACTTCACCACCCTTTTGTGGTAGTGAACCCTGTGAAAATTTTAGTTACAATACGATTATCATGAATCTTAACATACACAGAGCAAAACCAAAAGTAGAAAAAGGCAGTAAGGATGTAAATACTAACAGGGTCATTTTTGAAGAAGACCAAAGAGTTACGTGTGAGGATGAACCAGCGTTTCTTCCAAGAAGTCCACCCCAATCCTATTCCACAGAATGCCAAAATACAAAGTTAATGCACTATGCTATTCCGATAACCACAAGGAAATGAACAGCTGAGCAAAACATTGTGAAATGTGACAATTTTTAATAGAGAAATAGGGAGGCGCAGAAATACACAAGGATACCTTTGGATGATATGAAAAGTGGACCACTCTTATAAACCTGTCAAACAATTGCGAGAGTTACACGATATATTAGTAAGAACCAACAACTTAGTTACCAAATGTGCACTTAGAAAACTAGAGAAAACAGATAGTTGCAGAGACAAGTAAAGTCGATTGTTTCCAGTTCACATTGTGTAGCAGAAAGTGGCAAATATCAAAGATTAGAGATCTGCATTCCTACTCATTCAGCCATTTGAATACCATTATATCTGCCATGTGTCTCATTTCTAATTAACTGAGAAATCACTTCCCTAGATACCGTTTTGTGTGTATTTTACAATGTTAGCCAAAGAGTACACCACCGATCTGCCTAATTTATATATGGCTCTTCTAATTCTAACAAAACCCCTCAGCAACAATTATAGTTCGTTCATCAGAGTCTTCTCTTTTGATATTATGAACATGTACTCAGACACAGATACTATATACCTCACGTCAGCACTGATTGGTTAAAAATCACAGGAGGCGATTAGCCCAATAATCTTCCCAGAACAAAAGGATGCGGAGTTAATAATACAAGGAACAGCTAATAAGAGCTTGTCTCACAGCTAATGAAAGGCCATGTGTATCTATCACATCATGAGATTCCTAGAAGGTCTGACAATGTAGACAAATATACTTTGTCTATTATCAGCAATTCCGACATATATACCTAGTAACCGAAATTCAGACAACTAAATCATGGAAACACCACTATGTAATAAATTATCATACGATCCCACTCAGTGATAAACAACATCTGTATTCATCTGCTTCCAATGTACCCAGAAAatgaaaaggaacaaaaaaaaaaaaagtagaaaccGAAGAAACTCCATTACCGTATTGGAAGCAGCACCTCGTGGCCGCTCCAAAGCAGCTAAAGAAGCCTCCATTGACTCAACAGCATAATCTCAGATCCAATTTGGTTTCGATTTCACCTCTTTTACAATAGAAAGAGACAAACAATCATCACCGACTCAAAGCCTCCTCTCTCTCCTCCAAGAAATTGCAGAATCAACAGCAGTGCCACCGATGAGCTGTCGCTGGATTCCTCCGTGTCTCCGCCGCGAGATGGAGAGGGAAAAGGAGGTTTAGCAGTAGATAGAGAAAAGAGGAAGGGACATTGCTTTCCACCTACTacttgtgttgtgttgtgttgtgttgtgtttatgagagagaaagataagagagtGGAGGGATTGGGTCGTGAGTGTCGGAGAAGTCACGGGTCGGGTCTGGTAAAACTTTAAGTCGTGTATTTAAATCAGTCCAACTAATCACCGTACGCCACCTCAGCAACAGCTTGTATGTTCCGCCTCTTCCCTCCTGCTCCACGacctattttaattaaattctgGATTAGGTAGGTTctgtgtttttatttagtttagttCCTCGTTACGACTCCCTTGTAACCGAATAATGTATTGTTCTTAACTTACTCGATTTAACTAATTAAACTACTAATCTACTGCTAATATGAAATGGTATGAACACTCCGATCTTGAATTATTTAATGTTCAATTTCATCCTGTTTTGGATCCAAGTTTGTGATATAACACATTGCAATTTTTCAATGTTATTATCGTTGAAGCATACTATCATTTAGCAAATAAATATGGCCCATTAAAAGGATATCCAAAGACAGGGTTAGTTCAACCATTTTACGGTCCATTCTTCAGACCCACcagttatttgtatttttataagaaaCAAGGAATAgctttttttgtcacaaaaatagtaaatgaccaaaacaaattttattaaagaataaaaatacatttatactctagagttaactaatctagatttagagtttagagttaagggatgACGTTTTGAGGATGTGAAttcaaatgttttaaaataaaaaataaatattaaaattttcaaaataaaaaaaaatttattttgatcattttctttattaaatgttatcctgtaataaaaacttaaaaataactattttagaGAATTGCCATTTTTAGAAAGCACTTGGCTAATGAATAGCATACTGCATTTAAAAGATATGTCTGATCAGACTCTCCGGTTAAGAAgatatgtgagcttgttaaggAGAGCATACTACATCATTGGATCAAACTATACATGGGTGGCACATTGGATTTGGTTCGGTTGATtcagatttttgaattttcagtaTTATGCTCATAAGTTTCAATCAGGTTTTACTAATTATTGGattgggttcggttcggatcggattataACAATATcgcttaaaatatatttttaactaaaaatgccaaaaatactcaaaataaataaaatatttacaaatctaattaaaaacttCTTAAACTACTTACCtaactaaaaatattcaaaataacaaataaaacaaactacaaaaaaatttgaaatattgtaAAACATCTAAATTACCTTAACATACTTAACTAATTTCAGATGTTTTCGGATCTTAGTTTGTATCTCGAACaggttatccaaacccaaaaatACCAAGCTCTTAAGTTCTATTCCGTTTTTTGTATaacggttcggatcagatttcagttttttttattcaagTTTAGTTTGGGACTTCGGTATGGGGTAAAAATGCCCATGCCTAGATCAGACTGGTTACAAGCCTATCCTCTTAAGGTTGACCCATCAATTCCTACTTACTGAAACTGTCCCTTCTGAGATTATAGAGCATTCTATCATAACCTCCATTTTTTCCTTGTATCCATTTCATAATCCAAAATAATCAGAAATCTTACTCGGAAAACTATAATATAAGCGCTTCATTTTAGACATTAGAATATACTACAAGCAACCTCCGAAATTCTCCACTAAATGCTCTCAACCTTTTGTAACAAATCCCAAAATAAGTAAATCTAATATTTTgctttaaataacaaaaagataCAGAGAGGCTTTGTGGTTCCTAAAGTCCCTCCCCATCAGCAAAACCTATTATCGTTTTCAAAACTGAAGGACAGCCAAAATGAATAATACTtggaaaaacagaaaaaatactattaatggCCATTCATAAGCAAAAACTCCTAAACTTTCTTGCTAAAGAAGAAACTCAGAACCTAAAAGAATAGACAGaggaataaaaaaattgttgagaACCTAAAAGAATACTATTAACATTGTATTTCTCTTCCTGGTTGATCGAACTTACTTCCTCTCCCCTTATTGCAACAATGGGTAATTGTTGCGCTCATGGACGAGAAGAACCCACGCAGGAAAAAGGACTCGGAGACGGTGCAGAAGCCTCTGTGAAAGCCTCGAGACACTCACCAGCATCTCCTCCTCCCGCAACCAAACAAGGCCCCATAGGACCTGTCTTAGGCCGACCAATGGAAGATGTAAAAAGCTCATATTCATTAGGGAAAGAGCTTGGTCGTGGGCAGTTCGGTGTAACCTATCTCTGCACGCAAAAGGCCACGGGACTCCAATTCGCGTGCAAGACCATTGCCAAAAGGAAGCTGGTGAACAAGGAAGACATCGAGGACGTAAGAAGAGAGGTGCAGATAATGCATCACTTGACGGGTCAACCAAACATCGTGGAGCTCAAAGGAGCCTACGAGGATAAGCACAACGTGCATCTGGTTATGGAGCTTTGCGCTGGAGGAGAGTTGTTTGATAGGATTATAGCCAAAGGGCATTACTCTGAGAGAGCCGCGGCTTCGTTGCTAAGGACCATTGTTCAGATTATCCATACTTGTCATTCAATGGGGGTTATTCATAGGGACTTGAAGCCTGAGAACTTTTTGTTGCTTAACAAAGAAGAGAACTCTCCTCTCAAGGCAACGGACTTTGGGCTTTCCGTGTTCTACAAGCCAGGAGAGGAATTTAAAGATATTGTTGGAAGTGCTTATTACATTGCACCTGAGGTTTTGAAGAGGAAGTATGGACCAGAGGCTGATATTTGGAGCATTGGTGTCATGTTGTATATCCTCCTTTGTGGTGTTCCACCTTTCTGGGCTGGTATGTCATTAtctatttttcaaaacaaaGACATAAAGAGGTTGATTTTTATCAATGTTCGAAAAATCGCTAGAGGGTGGTTAGGCGCCTTATAATGTTTAGGCGGGTGTCTAGACcgatttttttaacactgatttTTATCATTCGTGTTATTTTTCAGAGTCGGAGAATGGGATTTTCAACGCCATTTTAAGTGGACAGATTGATTTTGCAAGTGATCCATGGCCAGCTATTTCCCACCAGGCTAAGGATCTTGTTAGGAAGATGCTTAACTCTGATCCAAAACAAAGATTAACCGCTGCTCAAGTTCTCAGTAAGTATCTCTTATCTACTATATATATTGcagtaaactattttttaacaTGTTTTTGTTTCCCTTTGTGTAATTTTAAAAGACCATCCGTGGATTAAGGAGGATGGAGAAGCACCAGATGTTCCTCTTGACAATGCTGTGATGTCAAGGCTCAAGCAATTCAAAGCAATGAACAACTTTAAGAAAGTTGCTTTAAGGGTAAACATTTTTAATCTCTtttctcaatatatatatatatgagaatgACTCTTTGGTCTATGCATATCTCACTGAACTCATCAATGAACAGGTGATAGCCGGGTGCTTATCAGAAGAAGAAATCATGGGCTTGAAGGAGATGTTCAAAGGTATGGACACTGATGACAGCGGAACAATAACTCTTGAGGAACTAAGACAAGGACTTGCCAAGCAAGGGACAAGGTTATCTGAATACGAAGTCCAACAGTTAATGGAAGCTGTaagtcttcttcttgtttttgtaTTCTATCTACCTATCTATATTAAGACGATAGAAGAACTGATTATTTTCTGTTTTCTATAGGCTGATGCGGACGGTAATGGAACAATAGACTATGGAGAGTTCATAGCAGCAACAATGCACATCAACAGACTTGACAGAGAAGAGCATCTCTTCTCAGCCTTCCAGCACTTTGACAAAGACAACAGTGGGTAAGTACAGTAACTAGCACATAGACAACAGTTTATCATAGTTGAAACCAGTTAATGAAATGATGGTCTTGGTTTCCAGATATATCACAATGGAAGAGCTGGAGCAAGCCCTGAGGGAGTTTGGTATGAGTGACGGCAGAGACATTAAGGAAATCATTTCTGAAGTTGATGGAGACAACGTAAGCTCCTTCTACTAATCTCTGATAACTTCTATAAGCACATACactgaaaataaaactaatttaatttGTAGGATGGGAGGATAAACTATGAGGAGTTTGTGGCAATGATGAGGAAAGGAAACCCTGATCCGAACCCTAAGAAGCGGCGTGAACTGTCTTTTGACACAACTTGAAGAAACTAAGTCAGAggcacatgaaaaaaaaaatgaagaagaagaaaagttgTTATTGTAAAGTAGGCTTGGGTTGCTCATGATTCAACTGGAGAAGAGAGATGTATGGGATTAGGGAGGTGTTTCATGTTcgtaaatatatgtatatgctTGTCTACTACTGATTTAAAAGTTTCAGATGTTTCTCAAATGTATCAAAATCCTTTTTTCAATTCAAATATGTGCATTAGTGATGTTTGTATAATCACATCTGAGCAAAACATACAAACATGGATAGCATCATAGTAGATGCCTCTTAAGTCTCTCTGGAGACCTTTTTTCAGAGCAAGTAGAGAAAGGTAAGAACGTTATAGGTTCCTGAAAGTTGGTATATTTCATGATACTAGATCCTGATTGCAgattacagaaaaaaaagatcCGGTACAggcaaaacaatcaaacaaagagCAGTGACTCGTACAATGGACACATTAAACATCTCAAAGAGTCTAACATTCTCTATTCTTCTCTTCGTGACCATTTGGTCAATTATGATGCGAGGGGTGAGGTACGGTGCCACGATAGACGTCCTAGTATGGCACTTGCATGAACCGAAAAGTAACCAGCATTTAACCTACAAGTGCAAAACGAACAATGAGTTGACAACATTCAACTAATCACCCACCAAAGGAATGCATGTGTAAGAAAGTCAATAAGAATTTTTACTTGTCTACATCAGGAGTGGACATAGGGTCATATAAGTCTTGCTCTGCCGCAGAGTTTGTAACTTCTTGTGTACCGTCTCCCTGAAAAATTGTGGACAATCAAGAACAAGCAAGAAGTATCCACAtgttaccaaaaagaaaaaaaaaagaaattttaaagtTCATTTCTTTACCTGTTGCGGATACTGGGGATAGCCATATCCACCATACGCGTACACGGATGGGTCTTGAGCTGTCCCATAAGCGTATGCATCATAGCCTTGCCCATAACCATAATACCCACTCCACTGATTCGGATCCGCTTGTGTAGCGTAACCATCCTATAACAAATACCAAAAGCCCATCATCAACAACATTCAGTGAACCAGAGAGTAGAGTAAGGCTCTACATCACATCAGTATAGGTTAcaacaaaacgttttttttcaCCTGTCCGGGATTTTTGCTCCAAGAGATGCGTACTGCTTGTTGACCAATCACATGTCCCTGCATGTTCTGCATGGCTTCTTCTGCTGACGTCCTGGGGTCAGTAAAGGAAGTCAAAATTTAAGTGAAAATAACCAAATACATGGAAGCAATCACATGTAGATTCTGAGTTTTATTGAATGGGTTTACCTGGTTTTGAATTGAACATAACCGTACCCCTTTGTTTCAGGTATGTTAACATAAATAACCTCTCCTAGTGGCGAAAATGCGTTCTTCAGCTCTTCCTCTGTAACATTTGGGTCTAAATCCGCAATCGAAACCTGTACACCAAAACCAATACATGAAGACAAGCAGCGGGATGTCGAGAAGAAAGCTCTAGCTTTTCAAATGAAACTTACCGTTGTACAGGTCATGTCATTTTCAGGTGCAAGAACCTGTGCTGGCTGAGCAGCGTATGCTGGGACTGCTGCAGCAACTGCAGACGGGGCTGGAACCGGGTAAGCAGCTAGAGAAAAAACTCCCAATCATTTAAATGATTTGGACTAAACAAGAATCTATTAACAAAACTCAAaccttgtgttttttttttgttcacataCCTTTGGCAGCATACGGTTGCTGCAAGCCAACGGTTTTCTTAGGCGTTGCTGCACTAATACGCATAGGCCTCGTTGAGCAATACAACCCATTCATCTCAGCCATAGCACGGTTCCTTTCACTCTCCTCAGCAAACTTCACAAACCCGTAGCCTTTAGATCGTCCAGTACTCGGATCAGTAACAACCTTGGCACCTCTAACGGAAGAATAGTGAACACGGAACGTCTCTTGGAGAAGATAATCAGTAACATCAGGCGCTAAATCTCCGACAAAGATAGAATGATCGGTTCCAGGATCTACTTTCTGTCCTGAACCAAAAGAAGCCCAGTTTAAACGGAAGTTAATTTCGGTTCCGGGCATTGGTGTGCCGTTGTAGGTCTGAAGGGTTCTCTCTGCTGCAGCGTGAGATATAAACTCTATGAAACCGTAACCTTCTGGTTGGCCTGTGATCTTGTTACGTATTACCTTGACAGAAACAAGCTgcacatatatataaagatcATTAAGGATCATGTTCCATCTGAAGGTTAAGAGATTAAGCAACATACAAAGATATAAACTAAAGTCACTTTCTACTAGTAGATATAAAAAGTACATTCATCAACTACTACTAGTAACAATTGAAAGCAAACCTCATCAAACATGGTGAGAGCGATTAGATATATCTATAACATTTAAACATCTCCAAAACCTAAAGTTATCTACTTTATCTATTCACTAAACAAACCCTATGAAATTAGATACCAAACCATTTCAGAGAATACTgtgaggaggaagagaagaggTTACCTCGCCGGTTTGGGAGAAGCAGGAAGAGAGGTAATTTTCGTCGACCCAGTACTGCAAATCTCCAATCCAGAGGGTTCGCACTTCTTCCAGCGTCTGCGGATGGTGGTAGCCTTGCGGCTGCGGAGgcatcatcgtcatcatctcTTCTGCTGGTGAATTCCCGTAGCGCCAAAACGTAACCTAAACACACACACGCGAGGATGCTAAGAGTGGAGGCGTCGGCTAAATATCCCGGCCGGTCTAAAAGTATTTGTTTTGTGAGCATTAGTCtgcaataaaattatttcaaaattggatgtagaaaattagatatatactaagctaaaaatatttgattttaacaCGCAAAAATATGAATTGTTTAATATAGagctaattttatttatataactgcaaattatttgtattaattaaaagagaaaatcaTTAGTTAAAGCATATTCAACCCAAAAATTGAcaaaatataagtattttatttttatttttattttgagaaaGGGCTACAAAAATACAATGAAACAAAAatcacttcttcttttttttttttagaaaggaCTACAAAAATCACTTCTATAATaaagtctttttatttttaagagaaaagATAGAAATACATTGAAGCTGATCTTGGAGAGAATTCAACAATTGATAGCCATATAATTTTATGGCTACAGATACTTGACCATATAGTTTTATTCATCTAATTACCATACATTTATGTATCTTCTCTTTTTTAATACCttatagaaagtatatatatttatatatccaaCTATTAACCCCGAACTGGATATATCGCTAATCAGGCTGAGATATATTTGGAGGGCGCTGATATTGTGGTACTAGCTTATACCATTGTTATAACTGTGATTACACTTGgatatatagataaatattttatccCTGTTCTAGGATGGTCTAACAAACGCAGCGTCTGTTACTTATTGGGTGCGCATAACatcattaactaaatatatggCGATTAGGTACGACTTAACTAATCCATCTTTCATACTATAATTTCAAGCAAAAAAGTATATAGAGGAAAAAAGCACAGAGCATGTTAAATCACCGTTTCAAATGGTGGCAACATACTGGTACAACATGTTTCTAGCTGTTGTTAAAGGGGTTTCGAAAAGATATTATGATGGTAGTACAATTAAATCATATCCATACGTGGAGTAGAAACTCAACAACATTAACCACATATGCATATGTTTGGCTCTAAGTGGATGGATGCATGTGCTTCTTTACATTGAGAAGCGTTTAGTGCCTAATGAAAGATTCTAATGTGGTCAAAGTCAAAGCTCATGGTCTACACTTCGTTTCTCTTATACTACACTACAAACTAAAATATTTGCTTGTGTGTTGATC
Above is a window of Brassica napus cultivar Da-Ae chromosome A10, Da-Ae, whole genome shotgun sequence DNA encoding:
- the LOC106370467 gene encoding calcium-dependent protein kinase 34, which gives rise to MGNCCAHGREEPTQEKGLGDGAEASVKASRHSPASPPPATKQGPIGPVLGRPMEDVKSSYSLGKELGRGQFGVTYLCTQKATGLQFACKTIAKRKLVNKEDIEDVRREVQIMHHLTGQPNIVELKGAYEDKHNVHLVMELCAGGELFDRIIAKGHYSERAAASLLRTIVQIIHTCHSMGVIHRDLKPENFLLLNKEENSPLKATDFGLSVFYKPGEEFKDIVGSAYYIAPEVLKRKYGPEADIWSIGVMLYILLCGVPPFWAESENGIFNAILSGQIDFASDPWPAISHQAKDLVRKMLNSDPKQRLTAAQVLNHPWIKEDGEAPDVPLDNAVMSRLKQFKAMNNFKKVALRVIAGCLSEEEIMGLKEMFKGMDTDDSGTITLEELRQGLAKQGTRLSEYEVQQLMEAADADGNGTIDYGEFIAATMHINRLDREEHLFSAFQHFDKDNSGYITMEELEQALREFGMSDGRDIKEIISEVDGDNDGRINYEEFVAMMRKGNPDPNPKKRRELSFDTT
- the LOC106371815 gene encoding polyadenylate-binding protein RBP47B'-like isoform X2 — encoded protein: MMTMMPPQPQGYHHPQTLEEVRTLWIGDLQYWVDENYLSSCFSQTGELVSVKVIRNKITGQPEGYGFIEFISHAAAERTLQTYNGTPMPGTEINFRLNWASFGSGQKVDPGTDHSIFVGDLAPDVTDYLLQETFRVHYSSVRGAKVVTDPSTGRSKGYGFVKFAEESERNRAMAEMNGLYCSTRPMRISAATPKKTVGLQQPYAAKVAAAVPAYAAQPAQVLAPENDMTCTTVSIADLDPNVTEEELKNAFSPLGEVIYVNIPETKGYGYVQFKTRTSAEEAMQNMQGHVIGQQAVRISWSKNPGQDGYATQADPNQWSGYYGYGQGYDAYAYGTAQDPSVYAYGGYGYPQYPQQGDGTQEVTNSAAEQDLYDPMSTPDVDKLNAGYFSVHASAILGRLSWHRTSPLAS
- the LOC106371815 gene encoding polyadenylate-binding protein RBP47B'-like isoform X1, with amino-acid sequence MMTMMPPQPQGYHHPQTLEEVRTLWIGDLQYWVDENYLSSCFSQTGELVSVKVIRNKITGQPEGYGFIEFISHAAAERTLQTYNGTPMPGTEINFRLNWASFGSGQKVDPGTDHSIFVGDLAPDVTDYLLQETFRVHYSSVRGAKVVTDPSTGRSKGYGFVKFAEESERNRAMAEMNGLYCSTRPMRISAATPKKTVGLQQPYAAKAAYPVPAPSAVAAAVPAYAAQPAQVLAPENDMTCTTVSIADLDPNVTEEELKNAFSPLGEVIYVNIPETKGYGYVQFKTRTSAEEAMQNMQGHVIGQQAVRISWSKNPGQDGYATQADPNQWSGYYGYGQGYDAYAYGTAQDPSVYAYGGYGYPQYPQQGDGTQEVTNSAAEQDLYDPMSTPDVDKLNAGYFSVHASAILGRLSWHRTSPLAS